The Pseudarthrobacter sp. BIM B-2242 region AGGAAGGCTCACGGCAGGCCACCGCCCGGGTCCGGCTCACTGTCAAGGACAAGCCGCTGGCACCGAGCACTCCGCAGGCCCAGAGCGTGGGGGACCAGACGGCCCTTCTGACCTGGAGCGCGCCCGCCGACCGCGGGGCGCCCATCACCAAATACACGGTGTACGGCGCCGGCTTCAGGCAGGACTGCCCGGCCAACACCTGTACCCTCACCGGGCTGGTCAACAACACCAAGTACACGTTCGAGGTGACGGCCACCAACGAGTTCGGCGAGTCTGACCGCTCACCCGCCTCCGCGGAGGTCCGCCCTGACGTCAAACCGGACACGCCCCTGGCTCCCACCCTCAAGTTCGGTGACAAGCAGCTTGCCGTGAACTGGGTGGCACCGGCCAGCAAGGGCTCGCCGGTCAAGTCCTACGACCTTGAGATTTCGCCTCCGCCTGCCGGACAGAATGCCCAGATCCAGAACCTGACCGCTGTCAGCTACGTCTGGAAGGGACTCCAGAACGGCGTGTCCTACAAGGTGCGGGTCCTGGCCCGGAACGACGCCAAGGAACCGTCCGAGTGGAGTGCCTATTCGGCCGCTGAGGTGCCTGCCGGTGTGCCGGCCACGCCTGCGGCTCCCACGGCATCACAGGCTGCACAGCTTGGTTCCACGAGCCAGCTAAAGGTCAGCTGGACCGCGCCGAACAACAACGGCGACGCGATCTCCTCCTACACGCTCAACACCTTGCAGGGCGGGGCCGTGGTTGCCACGCAGCCGGTCACGTCGGGCACCACGCAGAACGTCACCGTGAACAACTCCGAGGCCAATTACACCTTCACCGTCTCCGCCACCAACAAGGCCGGAACGTCCGGGACCAGTGCTCCCTCCGCTGCCATCCGTGCAGCCGGCAAACCGGGTCAGGTGAGCGGCGGAACGGTAACCGCGACAGGCACCAGCGGTCAGTTGCGCGTAACGTTCACGCCGCTGACCCAGGCCCAGCGGAACGGTTCGACCGAAACTGAGATCCAGTATTCCTACAACGCGGATGGCCGCTCCGGCGGTATCCAGGCCGGCGGCGGTACCATCGGCGGCCTCACCAACGGCCGGGACATTACCGTCACGATCGTCGCCACGTCCACCAAGAACAACATTTCAGGCGACGCCCAACCCATAGGTACCGGTAACCCTTACGGTTCGCCCGGCGCGCCCAACGTGGACGGCAGAACGTCGGCCAAGGGTGATGGCGACGTGCACTGGACCTGGAATGACGCCGCCCCCAATGGCCGGCCACTGAGCCACTACGAAGTGAGCTATGAAGGTGGCGGCTGGATCAACGTCGGCAGGGTTAACCGCTACGATCGTGCTGCCGGTGGCTGGGACCAGCAGCGCAACCTAAAGGTCCGGGCAGTGACGGTGGACCCCGGTCCGGCAGGTTCCGCGAACTCACGCTCCGGTGCGGACCCGACGCCTCCGCCCCCAACATCGTGGAGCGTTACTGCACCCGTGCGCACCTGCACTGAACCGCGTTACGGCACCGACAGCTACCGCAACACGAATCCGGATCAGTGCCTCAGCCCTGGTATTTGGTTCAATTCCGGTGTTGTGGCCCAGACCGATGCCTACGTGGTCTGGTACAAGACCACGTCCAACCCCTCGGGCATTTGGTACCACCTGACTTCGGGCGGAGCGGCAGGAAACTATGCCCGCTGCGACACTGTTTCCCTTGGCTGCAACCCGCCAAACAACATGCCCAAACGGTAAGCCGGCCCCATGACATCCAGCACCATTAGAAAAGGAACATTTTCATGACGATGACCACCGAGCAGGCCGAATGGTTTGCAGGCACTTTCGAAAAGCTCGTTGCCAACGTGGGGCAGGCGGTGCTGGGTAAGGAACACGTCATCCGGCTGACCTTCACCGCCATGCTGGCTGAGGGACACGTGCTGTTCGAGGACGCGCCCGGCACGGGCAAGACCATGCTGGCCCGTGCCATGGCCGCCACCGTCCAAGGGTCCAACAACCGCATCCAGTTCACCCCCGACCTCCTGCCGTCGGACGTGACGGGTGTAACCATCTACGACCAGAAGACGCAGAAGTTCGAGTTCCACAAGGGCCCGATCTTCAACAACATCGTCCTCGCCGATGAGATCAACCGTGCCTCGCCCAAGACCCAGTCGGCGCTGCTGGAAGTCATGGAAGAGTCCCGTGTCACCGTGGACGGCGTAACCTACGAGGCCGGCCGGCCGTTCATGGTGATGGCCACCCAGAACCCCATTGAGCAGGCCGGTACCTACCGCCTGCCCGAGGCCCAGCTGGACCGCTTCCTGATCAAGACGTCCATCGGCTACCCGGACCACGCGTCCACAGTGCGGCTGCTGGGCGGCAACAACCTCAAGGACCGGTCGAAGGAACTCTCGGCGGTCATCACCACGCAGGCCGTGGCTGACATGGCTGACCTCGCGGCCACCGTTCACGTGGATACGGCCGTCCTGGAATACATCTCCCGGCTTTGCGAGGAGACCCGCAACGCCCCGGAGAGCCGGCTGGGCGTCTCCGTCCGCGGCGCCATCGCCATGGTGCGGGCAGCCAAGGTCTGGGCGGCGGGGCAGGGCCGCAACTTCGTCCTCCCGGACGACGTCAAGGACCTGGCCGCTGTGGTCTGGACCCACCGCTTTGTGATGGACCCTGAAGCGGAGTTCTCCGGAGCCACGGCCGAGGCGGTCCTGGCACGGGTGCTGTCCGACGTTGCGGCACCGCAGCAGCGCGCCGCCGTCTAACGCTCCCCGGAGCCCCAGACCAACCATCCTCCAGCGCGAACAAAGGTACCTCTATGTCCAGCAGCACTCCGTTGATCCGGCTTGCTGAACGCCTCCGGGAACCCTTCCACCGGAACGGCAAACCCACCAGGCTGCATCCGTCGTCTGTCTGGTCTGAGGCCACCGGCACGGCCGCCCTCGCCCTCACCCCGGCGTGGGAGAAGGTGCGCGGCCTATGGCTGCAGTATGCGTGGCCCGTGCTTTCGGTGGTCAGCGTCCTGGGCTGGTCCGTCCTGGCCGCCTCCATCCTGCTGTGGACTGCGGGCCAGGCCTTCGGCTGGCAGGAGGCCAAAGCCGCGGCCATCGCTGCCTTTGTCTTGTTCCTGATCGCCATCGGGTTCATCCTGGGCCGGTCCTCGTACGGCGTGATCCTGGACCTTGCCCGGACCCGCGTGGCAGTGGGGGACAGCGCGGTGGGAAGCATCGCAGTTTCCAATACCTCCACGCGCCCCCTGTTGCCGGCAGCGCTGGAACTGCCGGTGGGCAACGCCACCGCCGTCTTCCACCTGCCCCGGATGAAGCCGCAGCAGGTTCACGAGGACCTCTTCACCATCCCCACGGCCCGGCGCGCCGTAATTGTCGTGGGACCGGTCCGCTCTGTCCGGGCCGACCCGCTGCACCTGCTCCGCCGCCAGGTCATGTGGACGGAACCGGAGGACCTCTTTGTGCACCCCAAGACGGTTGCCCTGGCCGGTTCAGCAGCCGGCTTCATCCGCGACCTTGAAGGCATGCCCACCACCGACCTCTCCAGCGCGGACGTCTCCTTCCATGCCCTGCGCGATTACGTCCCGGGCGATGACCGGCGGCACATCCACTGGAAGACCACCGCACGGACCAACAAGCTGATGGTTCGCCAGTTCGAGGAGACCCGGCGCGCCCACCTGGCCATCTCGCTGTCCATCAACACTGACGAATATGCGTCGGAGCAGGAATTCGAAATGGCCATCTCTGCGGCCGCCTCGATCGGCCGGCAGGCCATCCGCGAACAGCGCGAGCTCGATGTCCTCACCCAAAAAGGGCCGCTCCGCTGCGAAACGGGCCGGAACCTGCTGGATGACATGACCCGGATCGCCGGGGCACCCATGCGCCGCACCGCCGTCGACCTCGCCCGGACACTGGCAGACACGGTGCCCAACGCGTCGGTGGTCTTTTTTGTTGTGGGCAGCAATGTAACGCCCACGCAGCTCCGCTCTGCGGCGGCATCCGTGCCGCCGGGCGTGCGCAGCCTGGCCGTCCGCCTCCAGATCGGGGCGGCCCCCGGCCGCGCCAACATCGCAGACCTGACCGTCCTGACCCTCGGCGACCTCGCCGACCTCGCGATCGTCCTCAGAAAGGCGGCCGCATGAGCTCCGCATCCGACCTCCGGCCCCGGACACCGTCACGGCGGCAGAACGAGTCAGCTTTCGCCGACGGCCAGCCCGCCTGGCATTTTATGCTCGACGCCGGCGCCCTCACCGTGCTGCTCGGGCTCGGCCTCCTGGGTTTCAGCCTCAGCTTCGGCGGCGACCCCTACTACCTTGTCTCCGGGTTCGGCGGCATCATCCTGGGCCTCGGCATCGCGGCGGCCAACGCGCACCTGCGCCTCGGCCTGCTGATCACTGCCGCCCTCACCCTTGGCGCCTACCTGGTATTCGGGACGCTCCTTGCCGTGCCGGATGCCGCGATTGCCGGGTTCGTCCCCAGCCTCGACTCCCTGCGTACCCTCCTCCTGGGTGTGGTGTTCGCGTGGAAGGACATGCTCACCGTGGGTGTCCCCGTAGGCACCGCCGGCGGGGTCCTGATTGTGCCCTTCCTGAGTTCACTGCTCACCGCCCTGGTTGCCGGCCTGCTCATTTGGCGGCTGAAGAGCCCCTACTGGCCGCTACTCCCGGTGCTGGTCCTGTTTGTCACCGGCATTGCCTTCAGCACCAACGCTGCGTTCCTCACTGTTGAGCGCGGTATTGGCCTGACGGTCGTCGCCATTGCCTGGGCAACCTTCCGCCGGGACGCGCTGCGCCGCAGCGACACCCGGAAAGTCTCGGTCAACCGCCCGCAGGCGGACACTGCCACAGCCCAGCGGGCCAAGCTCCGCCGGATCGGGATGGCCGCGGCTGTCATCGCAGCCAGCGTGGCCATCACCGCAGTGGCCGCGCCCCTGGTAACCGCGGGCAGCGACCGCAAGGTGCTGCGCAACGTGGTGGTCCCGCCCTTCGATCCCAAGGACTACATCACCCCCCTGGCCAGTTTCCGGACCTTCGTCAAAGACCAGAAAGACGACACATTGTTCGTGGTCAAGGGACTGCCCAGGGACGGCAGGGTCCGCTTGGGTGCCCTGGATGCCTTCAACGGCACCAACTACAACATGGACCCCAACGGCTCGGGCAGTTTCAGCAAGGTTGGCGACACGAAGTCCATCAACACGCTGGCTGACACGTCCAGTGTTGTGCCCACCAATGACTACTCGATGGACATCACCATTGAGGACTACCAGGGGTACTTCGTTCCGGGCGGCCGGAAGACCACCGGCCTGAGCTTTGACCAGAGTTCGTCCGCCGCAGCCTCGGGCCTGTACTTCAACGCAGGCACGGACACCGCAGTGACCACCCAGGGCCTGTCCCAGGGGGATTCCTACAGCGTCCAGGTATCGGATCCGGTCAAGCTCGAGCATGGCCAGCTGACCCAGTACGACTTCGCCAAAGTCACCCTCCCCGAGGCTCTCGAGGTCCCGCCGGTGATTGGCTCCCAGGCCAACGACCTCTCGGCTGATGCGCCCACCCCGATTGACCGGGTGCGGCAGATCGAGGCGCACTTCCAGAAGACCGGTGCCTTCAGCAACGGGCTGGTCACCGAGGGCCAGTTGCCCAGCGTGTCCGGCCACAGCTCGTCCCGCATCAGGAACCTGCTGACGGCCAAGCAGATGCTTGGCGACGACGAGCAATACGCCGTCTCCATGTCCCTGATGCTCCGGCACCTGGGCATCCCCTCACGCGTGGTGATGGGTTTCTACCCCGATCCCACCAGCCCGGAAAACGGAGCCGGTGAAGTCAGGATCACGGGTAAGGACGTCCATGCGTGGGTGGAAGTGGCGTTCGACCGGGTGGGCTGGGTCAGCTTTGACCCCACGCCCCCGAAGGACAACATCCCCATCCCGCCGGACCCCGAAAACAAGTCCAAGCCCAAGCCCCAGGTGCTGCAGCCGCCGCCCCCGCCGCAGGAGCCCGTGGACCTGCCCACGGATTCTTCGCCGGATGCCCTGGACGCGGATGAGAAGAAGGACAACCCCTGGCTGTTCTGGGGTGCCCTGCTCGGGGCCCTGGGTGTTGCGCTGATCCCGTTGGCGATCCTCGCGCTGCCGCTGCTGCTGATCGCGCTCCTCAAATCACGACGCCGGAAGGCGCGTTTCAGCGACGGGCACCCTGCGCAGCGGGTCGGCGGAGGCTGGAACGAGGTCCTCAGCCTTGCGACAGACATGGGTGCCGGCATCGATGCGCGCTCGACCCGCCGCGAAAGCGCGGCCGTGGTGGCGGCGGCCTTCCCCGGCACAGGACAGACCACAACCATGCTGGCGCACCGGGCGGATGCGTCCATCTTCGGAGCCGGGCAGCCCACGGAGGATGAAGTCCGGGAGTACTGGTCCATCGTGGACGGCTCGCTGAAGGAGATCACCGGGACTGTAGGATTCTGGCGCCGGCAGCGGGCCAGGTTCTCGCCCCGGTCACTGCTGGCCGACGGCCGTGCCGCCCTGAAATCGCGCAGTGCGCGGCTGGGGCGTCTGCTGCCGTCCCGTTCCGCCGGCCCGGGTTCGGCGGCACGGCCGTCCCGCACCGGTAGGGTGGAGACCGGCCCGGACGTTACAGCAGGGCCTGGTCCTGCTGTGCAGGGCGGCGGAGCCGGTATGGCGGCGCCCGCGTCCGAAGCTGATGAGACCACCGTTCTGCGGAACCCTGGCAGGAAGAACCACACTGAGTCATGATGAACGAGCCTGAGCGCTGCCAGCGGTGCCAGCAACTGATCCGCGGCGGTGCCACGTTCTGTACGGCCTGCGGCGCTCCGCTGCCCAACAGGTCTGCGCGCAGCGGCCGCAACGTGGACCATGCACAGCGGGCCGTGATGGAAAGCGCTGCGGCGCACGGGGGACAGAATCCCGGTACTATCCCGGTAGTACAAACGGCTCCAGGGGGAGGAACGGGAATGGCAGCCAATCTTGAGCTGGTTCCGGCCACGGCCG contains the following coding sequences:
- a CDS encoding MoxR family ATPase; this translates as MTMTTEQAEWFAGTFEKLVANVGQAVLGKEHVIRLTFTAMLAEGHVLFEDAPGTGKTMLARAMAATVQGSNNRIQFTPDLLPSDVTGVTIYDQKTQKFEFHKGPIFNNIVLADEINRASPKTQSALLEVMEESRVTVDGVTYEAGRPFMVMATQNPIEQAGTYRLPEAQLDRFLIKTSIGYPDHASTVRLLGGNNLKDRSKELSAVITTQAVADMADLAATVHVDTAVLEYISRLCEETRNAPESRLGVSVRGAIAMVRAAKVWAAGQGRNFVLPDDVKDLAAVVWTHRFVMDPEAEFSGATAEAVLARVLSDVAAPQQRAAV
- a CDS encoding DUF58 domain-containing protein, giving the protein MSSSTPLIRLAERLREPFHRNGKPTRLHPSSVWSEATGTAALALTPAWEKVRGLWLQYAWPVLSVVSVLGWSVLAASILLWTAGQAFGWQEAKAAAIAAFVLFLIAIGFILGRSSYGVILDLARTRVAVGDSAVGSIAVSNTSTRPLLPAALELPVGNATAVFHLPRMKPQQVHEDLFTIPTARRAVIVVGPVRSVRADPLHLLRRQVMWTEPEDLFVHPKTVALAGSAAGFIRDLEGMPTTDLSSADVSFHALRDYVPGDDRRHIHWKTTARTNKLMVRQFEETRRAHLAISLSINTDEYASEQEFEMAISAAASIGRQAIREQRELDVLTQKGPLRCETGRNLLDDMTRIAGAPMRRTAVDLARTLADTVPNASVVFFVVGSNVTPTQLRSAAASVPPGVRSLAVRLQIGAAPGRANIADLTVLTLGDLADLAIVLRKAAA
- a CDS encoding transglutaminase domain-containing protein, which codes for MSSASDLRPRTPSRRQNESAFADGQPAWHFMLDAGALTVLLGLGLLGFSLSFGGDPYYLVSGFGGIILGLGIAAANAHLRLGLLITAALTLGAYLVFGTLLAVPDAAIAGFVPSLDSLRTLLLGVVFAWKDMLTVGVPVGTAGGVLIVPFLSSLLTALVAGLLIWRLKSPYWPLLPVLVLFVTGIAFSTNAAFLTVERGIGLTVVAIAWATFRRDALRRSDTRKVSVNRPQADTATAQRAKLRRIGMAAAVIAASVAITAVAAPLVTAGSDRKVLRNVVVPPFDPKDYITPLASFRTFVKDQKDDTLFVVKGLPRDGRVRLGALDAFNGTNYNMDPNGSGSFSKVGDTKSINTLADTSSVVPTNDYSMDITIEDYQGYFVPGGRKTTGLSFDQSSSAAASGLYFNAGTDTAVTTQGLSQGDSYSVQVSDPVKLEHGQLTQYDFAKVTLPEALEVPPVIGSQANDLSADAPTPIDRVRQIEAHFQKTGAFSNGLVTEGQLPSVSGHSSSRIRNLLTAKQMLGDDEQYAVSMSLMLRHLGIPSRVVMGFYPDPTSPENGAGEVRITGKDVHAWVEVAFDRVGWVSFDPTPPKDNIPIPPDPENKSKPKPQVLQPPPPPQEPVDLPTDSSPDALDADEKKDNPWLFWGALLGALGVALIPLAILALPLLLIALLKSRRRKARFSDGHPAQRVGGGWNEVLSLATDMGAGIDARSTRRESAAVVAAAFPGTGQTTTMLAHRADASIFGAGQPTEDEVREYWSIVDGSLKEITGTVGFWRRQRARFSPRSLLADGRAALKSRSARLGRLLPSRSAGPGSAARPSRTGRVETGPDVTAGPGPAVQGGGAGMAAPASEADETTVLRNPGRKNHTES